CTGTGGTCTCTGAGTAGGAAAGCAGTAGGAAGGTGTTGAAGATTGAGATGAGGATAGGGCAGAAGATGTGTTTGTATAACCATATGCTAATAGGAACTCTGCAAAGTAATACTTGGCCAAGCACTAAGACATGTTTCTTATAGAGAAACGCAAGTGTAGAGGAAACTTAAAGGAAGAGCtgaaaatttctgtattttgcatTGCTAGATAATGGCAAGAACTTCCCACAGAAAACAGGTTTCCCATGGCATGTGACAGGCACAGCAAAGCACCCAGAGTATCCTTCAGTTTTTCTACCATATTAAAGAACAGTCTGGCTATCACCTGTGACCATGTGTTAAGTCCTCATGTTGCTAACTAAACTGCCAAAGTGTTCAGATCCTCTCCCTGTAAGGCAAATAAATCTTTGCTTTTCACTGAGCAAAGAGGCTTTTTAGGAGCAGATACCAGTACAGTGCCCTCAGTCTTAATATCCCAAGTAGAAAATTGCACTCACAAAGCAACTTCATAAAGaggttctgaaaaaaaaaaaaaaaaagaatcgAAGATATGCATCGACTTGTTTTATGCGTCACAGAACAAAACCCACCTTCCAGGTGTTCCCACATTTAGGGAATAACCCTCCCACAGGCTTCTCTCTGGAAGGGATCAGCAGGGGATGGGAGTGATGGGGATGGGACTGTCCCTCCCGCCCGTCACCTCGGACCGGCCCCTCCATCTCCCGCCCGTCCATCCTCCCGGGGCTGCCCCCACCGCCCGCCCCGGCTGGGTTTGTCGCTGCTCACCGTCCttcctccgccgccgccgccagcaACCCAGCGCCGCCGCCAGCAGCGCGCCCAGCGCGGCGCCGCCCAGCGCGGCCGGCAGCCCGTACAGCAGCGGGGACAGGGCGAGCGGCGGGGAACCTGCGGGGGGACAGCGCTGTCACCGCGGCCGGGGGACACGGGGGCCGGGAGCCGCCAGTCCCCCGCTGCTTTGGACGGCCTTTAAATCCTAATCGAGAAGGGGCCGAGGCCACTTGGCGGTTCAGCCACTTGCCGGCAGTCAAAGAATGCCGGGATGGTTCAGTTTGCAAGGGATCTTAAAGGGATCATCTCGTTCCAcgccctgccgtgggcagggacaccttccaccaacCAGGATGCACCAAGCGTCgtctaacctggccttggacacttccagggatggggcacccctGAGTGAAAACAAACAGCCAACTTCAGGCTGCAAACACCCGCACCAACAGGCGTGTGGGCGGGAGTCAGGAGCGCAGCTCCTGGCTGGATAATGCCTGGTATTTGGCACTGCAGCCGTATCTGCCACAAGCACAGCAGCCAGATTTGGAGCTGGTCTGGGATGATGTTTGCCACCCTGCCCTTGCCAGTGCAAATCTGGTGTTTTCCAGCATGAGACTCCACTCACCTGTGCCGGTGAAAGGCCCCACAGGAGCAGTATCCATCCTGGAGACACGTGTTGTTGGTACTGGATCTGTCAGTGGAGAATGGTGGATGCATTGCAGCCCCACTGGGCATCAGGAAAATGGGGTCTGCTCTGCCAGTCTAGACTCATCTGTTATCCAGTGTGTGTCTTGCCAGCAGGCCTGGAGCAGCATTCGGCACTCATATCCCCCTCCCCAACCTTTGCCCCACAGgttcctggcagccctggctgacATGATGCATCATGCCTGGCTACAGCATGGCCTGGGAATGCCTTGGCTTTGCCCTGCTGGCACTTGTCTAGATTTCCAGAGGACACTACCTTCACTCTCTCTCTCCTATGGTGACTCCCTGGCTGGCCTGGGGGGCTTTGCCATCAGCTGCACCATAAACTACCTGAGGTGGGAGGCCCGTGCCAGGTCTCTTGCCCCAGGCAACCTCCTTCTGAAGCCTCAACAGTTCTGGTCCCAGAGggacaaagaaaacattttcttgtcCCCTCCCATCACCGGGCACATTCTCAAGTAGGGGTGCCAGCCTCTGGTGTTGCCTCTCTAGGTAATGATCAAGACACAATTCATACTCAGTATAGGTGTCTGGTCTGGCTGTAGAAGAGCAAACTCCCTGCCTCGGTCTTCTCATGCCCTAGAGGTGAATAACCCTGGTCTGGGCACTCACCTGTCACTCTGTGCTCCATGTCACTACTGCCTGCCTGACTGGTGGTTGAGTGGTGTCCCCCCGTGGTTCCCACACTCCTCCGCACGGCTGCTGTTGTTGTGGGCAGAGCTGCAAGGTGAGGGGAGGAGAGGCTCACACAGGGGTGTGACCACCATGGTGATGCTGCTGTGGTACAGAATTCCCCAcaggtgggagcaggaggaagcagccccctcccagctgaCAGGAGGGGGATGCAGCACTGAGCCCTGGTCCGGTGCTGCTCCCTCCAGGGTGGGACTGCTGGGAAAAGCACCACAGGGCTTCAGCCAGAGCTCCGTgcctgggagctcagcaggcTCTGCCTCTTTCCCAGGCCACTGGGAGGTGCCTGTGCTTGGCTCTACCATCAGGGGCTTCACAGTTGTGCTGATCCAGTGACCAGCCAAGGAGAGCTGCAAGTTTTCTACCAGGCACCCATCATGGAATCGTTTAGATTGAAAAATTCCTCTGAGgccattgagtccaacctgtCCCACACcgtcctgcagagcctggaggggTCAGAGCCTGGAATGAAGTGCAGTGTGTCTCCCTGAGACACACAGCTGGTGGTGGAGAGCAAAGGCCAGCTTGGTTTGTTCTGCCACTGAATTACCACTCACTCGTTCCTGGTTCTCAAAATGAAGCCCCGATTCCTTGTCTAAACTTGCTGAAGTGCAGTGGGTAACATTACAGAGCCAGGGAGAActtcaaaaaacccacagaggaatgaataaatgaatgttTGAAGTAGAAGTCCTCTTTTGCATCAGAAAAGAGCAGTTCCTCCAAGAGGAGGAAACCGAATACAGGAAATGCAGAAGGACGCAGGGCTGTGTGAGAGTGCTGAAGGCGTTTGGCATTTCCTTCTctcggggcagggcaggaggatgcGATTCCTTTGCCCTGCAGAGGATTCGTGCTGCCGGCCGTGCCGCGGCACTCACCTGTGACCGTCAGGTGCACAGCATCGCTGCGCTGCACGGCGCCGGCCCCAGCCCTGTTTTGTGCCTCGCAGAAGTACGTGCCGCTGTCCGAGGGCCGCAGGCTGGGCCAGGCCAGCTCAGCGCCGCTGCTCAGGAGCTCGGCTGTGCCCGCCGGGCCGCTCCGGAACCAGCGGTAGCTGATGGGAGGGGAGCCGCCGGCCTCGCAgctcaggctggtgctggctcCGGCCGGCAGCGTCAGCCCCGGCTCCGCAGCTCTGATGATGGGCTTGGTGGCTGCCACTGCAACACAAAGCAGAGGGGCCCGGGTCAcggagccctggctgtgctggggacgGTCCCCCTACCGCAGCAGCTCTCGCTCTTGCTGGCGGTGCCTttccaggaggaagcagctcGGCTCTCACATCGCCTCCCTGCACAGGATGAGCTCAGGTAGCCTATGCGTTAATCCAGGTTACACCAGCTGTGCCACCATTGCTGCCGCCCTTTCACAAAGTCCTGCTCTCTGGGGTGGGTGACCCCCTTGCAGAAGGAGGTTTTTCTAGCACACATTGAGGATGctcaggaaggggaaaaggcagACTTGGCTCACACAACATCCATCTGCTACAAGAACCACAGATATATTGGCTGCCTGCACAGAACCAGACCTGGATATTGTCTCAAACATCATGGGTTCAACTGTCCCATCAAGAGATTTATCTTGGGCTGTACACTTACTGGCTCCCTTCCCCAGTTCATTCCTACCCCTCCATGTGTTGAAGGTTAACCATCACAGCAAGGCAGGCAGATGCTTCAACCCCCAACCTAGTGTGGTGTGAAAGACTATTCACACCAACACTGGTCCCCCCTCCCTTCTTTTGAGCAAAACTGTACTGCTGGTTTTACCTTTGACAACTTTAACTGTAGTGGTCACCTCTCTTGTTATCAAGCTGTTATCTCTAGACCTCCAGATGATTTGACAAGTGTAGTGTCCACTGTCAGGCATTTCAAGGTTCTGAATGAGGAGTGAGGCATCCCCTGGGTTGTGCTTTGGGACACTGACTCGGCCTCGGAATTTAGAGAGCAGGATGTGGTCACCAGAGTCGTCCCTCTGGAAGATGGTGGAGGTGCTGGAGTCCCCCTCCACGCTCCAGCTGAGCGTTTGCTGTGTGAAGTCTTCTGAAGGCACATAAGTACATGGTACAGTGGTGGCTCCCATCCATGTGCCTGTGACCTGGTGGACACTGGACAgatccaggagggctgcagacacagcagtggaagggaagaaatgagaatgCAGCAGGGGAGGAAATGTCCTCCAGATAGACGGGACTCACCAGGCAGTAGGTGCCAGCACGTGGCCAGGTCTCAGATGTGCTGCACACCACAGCACTAAGCCAGCCCGCGTCATCAAACATGGGGAAGTGAACATCTGCCTTGACCTCATGGCtatttttattgtgtttctCTCTGGGCACTTGCCAATTCTTAATTCTTTCTCGGTACAGACAGTCTCCTTGTGGGCAAGGCCATTTAGGGGTATTCCCTGCAGTACTGAACCTGGAATAGGAATGGTGGACCAAAACCTATCCTTTTGCTTTAGCCTTGGAAAACTTCAGACCTGACCCAGATCAGCACCCTGCCAAGCATTCAGGTAGGCACAGGAGAAAAGTGGGCAGATTTTCTCCACACTTTCTCCCAATTTCTccagctgcctgcccatggaTCCCATATCTCCTCTGGAACGTGCCTCTTGTAAGTAGAAAATCACCTGTAAATTTCATTTGACTTGGCTCATCTCTCCCAATACCCCTTATTCTTctcccctttctcctccctgGAAAGACATTGGTTATATTCAGCAGCTTTAGCTCAGAAGAAGTTGGTTGAGAGGCAGATCCCAGTAATCTGCAAAGCTGGGGTTTTTATGAAGAAATGGGGAATATATTTCAACCCAATTTTCTAAATGTCAGGAGCAATCCCGTGCTTTTGTATACAACGTGTAAGAGCACTTTTCTCCTATTTCCCAAAACtatcctctgctgctgccagtgtcATACATGCCCTGAGAAAGGGTATATTCAGTCAGGGGAATAGGAACTGAAGCCAAGGTCCCAGTCCCAGCTTTCCTGATGCAACCAGAGAGTCACTAGGCAGGAGAGACCAAGGGGAATCAAATGTGCCAGCACCTGGTCTCACAGCTCTTCTTCTTCCCAGGGTCATGCTAACAGAACAATGAGGATGAGTTATTAAATTTAGAATGCATATTCCAGCTTCACCAAGACTGTTTTGAGAGCTGGACACCACAGTGGGTCCCTGCCAAAGGTCCCAAAAAGCTGTATTCTGCTCTTGCCTTGGGGTAGGGAAGCTGACTTTCCCAATACTGCCCCATTTGCTGCACTCTTGAAAGCTCCTCATTATATCTGATGCCAAAGGAGACTCTCATGAATTCTCAGCCTCTGTGATTAATACAATAAGCTAAAGACTTCCTAATTGACTTGTCAATTAAAAAATTGCTATAATTCAAAAGATTTTTGCTATTCTCTTAGTActctgacatttttttcttatacatGGAAGCATTTACTCACCGTTGCAGCTGATGAAAGTCATCACAAACACCACTATCCGCCCAACTTCTCCCATTCTCCCAGAAGTGCAGGTCTGTCCTCCTTTCCCCAAGAGACTCCCACCCTCCTGGGACCAGACTGCAAGTGAAGAACACTTCCTTTTATTCTGTTCTTTGTCATCTAGGATCCTCTTTCTGAAACATCACGAGTCCATTTCACTGCTGAGTTAGGTGAAGggtgaaggaaggagaaaggctcTATGGATCTTTCCagtcccattccctgtccccatccacTTCTCTTGATGCACCCAGGACCCAGCTGCCTTTCTGAGCTGCAAGTGCCCATTGCCAGGTCATGTTGAGCATCACAGACTCTCTCAGCTCACATTTCTTTTGCAATAGTCCAGTTCACGGGCAAAAGTCATGTTCTGAATGCACACACGGTGTTTGCCAAGGAGGTGACTTCTGTCTGGCAGCCAAGGGACATTCTGAGTGTGCTCTGTAGGGTATCTTTAAAAGTACTTTCAGAAATTATCTAGGTGTGATGCACAGAATTGATCTGTGCTTACTAATTATTACCAGAAGGAGAAGGACTTATAGAAAGATAAGAAACACATATAGAGGCCAATCTACTGACCTAGTGAATTCTGTTATAGGTGTTTATAGTCAGTAGAGCAGCTTTTTGGGATTTATTCAATAGCCATGCGTTAGCAGATGGTTCTAACAGCTGCACCAGGAAAACAGTATCTTTGAGCAGGATGCAGATGTGTctgagggacagggagctgtTTTCTactggagctgggagagaaagGTAAATGGAATGGTTTTGCCACAGCCTCGTCCCATCACAACAAAGACCTGTCTGCTGGGGATGAAACATTCACCTTGCAGCTGAacccatctctggaagtgctgctctaTGTCAGTGACAGCTTATTCCCTCTCTGCTAGGGTAGTGAGAGCTGGAGATTATCTTCATTTTCCCAGAGTCAGTAGGGTAATGAGAGCTGGGTGGATCTCATTTCAGTCCCAGGCAGAGGCATGCCCACCCGTGGGGCCCTTGTTGACTGTGATTCCGAGTTCCAGCCTGCTGATTGCTGTGGTGGAACTTGTCTGGAGCAAAAAGCTAAATGTTGTGCTGCAAGACCTGGTGTAACAAATTCATCTAGGGCTCTGAGAGCCACCACCAGCTGCCATCCtgctgaggaagaggatggaggCAGCAACAtccattcttttcttgttcttgCAAAGAATGTCTATGTAAGACATTGAAACTccatttttgctgatttttcttctttacgtctttgctgcagctgccagtggGGTACTGGTGCACATGGCCTGGGTCCATCTGCCCATGCTGCCCCTGAGAAGATTTCAGCAATCTTTGTGTCCTGCctaaaagcaagcaaacaagcagaaaaacactTGTTAAAGTTGCTAGCTGTGTCACTCAAAGAGGGAAATGTGTCACCTTTCACTGAGATGATTAAAACCCAACCCTTTCCACACCCTGATCCATGACTGGCAGTAGAGCCTTGTCCCAGACAAACAGTCTCCTACACAAAACAGTTTAAGAGAAGCTGCGTTTTTGGGAACACGCCCTGAAAGAAGTTGAAAACCCAAGATAAAACTGCTGATAGCATTATTTTTTGAACCGGACATGCAAGACTTCCTGAGGCTCTAATTAtgcaggattaaaaaaaaagactatttaACTAAAGCAGACATGAATAACTGTAGTTCCCCAAATGTGATGTACATGACATCTTTCTCTCCCtggacacagacacagctcCCTGAGTCACACAGTCAGCCCATTTCTTCCTTACTGAAAGGACTCCTTATAGTTTTGTATctgaacacaaaaagaaaaagccttcaAAGTCTCAGACATGTTAGCTAGCTACCTGGTTTattaaaatgcagtattttattCCAGTGTCTCTGCTCTGGGTTGAACTTGCTGCTCTCTCCCACgcagtgctgcaggtgaggcacTGCAGCCTGTCCCCCCAGGTACCCACCTTCCTCCCACACACAGGACAGGACACTCTCTCAAGGGTCATTTCTTCAAGTACCACAGCTCAGGCACTCTTTGTTCTGCCATTTCTGCTACTCATCTTGGGCTATCTACAGGTGACACAGTAaagtccccgtgtccccccatggTCACTCAGAGCCTGCTCATAGggaccagctctgctgagcctaCATCTTACATTCATCTTCTGACAAAGTTTGCCAGTGGCCAGAGAAGTTTGTTACCATTTTTTCTGGTGATCAATGAGATCCTTAGCATTCAAGGAGATGAAATTCAGTGCCCAACTATGAGAAATTGACCAAAAAGTAGATAACCTAAGAAGAAAGGTCCTAAAGTACTCTTTTTCAACCATATGCACTcaaaaaagaagcaattttcACTTGAGACTTTCTTGTTTGGTCCAGCCATAGCTAACTGACAGATCTGACTCAACAGAGTGTATTTTACTGAGTACTTTCTGGATGTGCCTCAGAAGCTGATTGTGTGATTTCCTCCAGCCATTCACACCACAGTTCTGTCACATCAGATAATCATACATTTGTCAAAGCATAACATTGTTCCCttcaagaaacagaaatttgtGTAAATTAGCATTTCCCCTTAAAGCTTGTGTGACAGAAGAAACACGATGTACAAGTGCTCTCTCTGAAAAATTCACTTCccttcccaggaattcccaggccAATGACATTAGTTCTGGGTTGCTATTAGCTTGCCCAAATCCTTGTAAACAGCTCCTGATTCCAAGAAAGCGCCCCATGTGTTCAGTGTCTTCTGAGTTCTCGTTTctttcctggtgctgcaggtgggcTGCACTCCCCCAGCCATCACAGATGTCCCTTACCTGCAGTCACCACACACCACTGCTGGTGCTCTCTGCAGTCTCACTCAGCACCATCGGATGCTGGCCTTTTTCAGGCTGCCCAGTTCCTCctcccagtgctctgcagaggctggctgagctctgggttTGGTAAACAAATCTGCTGGTCTGGGATGAGCTGCTGTGACTTCAGCTTATCCTCTGCCACTGCCCAgggtgcacagcagctgctcttctgCCCAGGTACACTCCAGACCAAGTCAGGACCTGGACCTTGTCCAGCTGTCCCACAGTGCATGCAGACACAAAACACATGGAGACCATAATTCACggaattattttcagtttaatgAGCTTGCCTTACAACAGCTGTATTTAATATcatcagctcctggtgctggctgTCCAGCCAGGATAACACTGCTGTTTAACCACTTTTGGAGGGCTGCATTGTCTGTGCCTTTGCAGTGCAGCTGGAATTGAGTGATTTTGGGGCAAGCTGTGGGATTCCTTGCAGCCCTTACCCATGGGGTTTCAGCAGTGAGAGCTCAGACCCCAGTGTGACTGACCGCCCTGCTCacccacagggagggggaggctgagcagcccctggtgctggCTCTCCTCCCACCACACAAAGGCTGGAAACACTGGTCATTTTGGCCAGATAAAGCAGTAAGTTCAGTATAGTGCTCCTAGCCTGGgacctgcctgctgcagcattCAAAGGGCTTTAGTGGATAGAGGTGGTGAAATGGaatcaaggaaaacaaaatcagagATTCTATACAGCAGTCTGTAACTGAAGTTCCTGCATTTTCACTGCAGGGACGGTGAAGGGAGAGCAGCCACTGCTTGTCCAACCTATTTGTCAGGggcagaagggaaaataaatatgtattttgtcTGGGTGAAGGTGCTCCTCAGGACTGGTATCTGCAGAGCATTGTTGGCTCTTACGAAGTGTCCCCTACTTCATACTCAGATTCTTGGGGGCTGGCAACAGAGCCAGACACATTCTTATTTACTTCTTCAGAGACTTTGTTTTCACTGAGCTCCATCACATAGTGGTTTTCAGAGGCAGAGATGGGTTCCTCATAGTGACCTGTGCTGGAAGAAGCTGCTGCTCTTGAGTTGTGGCTGaaatcaaaaagcaaaaatagcaACCAGAGTAAACAGACATCTCCAGCCATCAGGATTTTGGCAGTATTATGGTCTGACCCAAACCTGTGTAAACTCGGGCCACTGGACTATGGCAATACTCTGAAGGAGAGAATTTTGTCCTTTGCTTTCTGGTGGCCAAAAAACTTTGGGCATTGTAGCAGCATCACTTCCAACCCTGAGAAAGTTTccagggagaggcagcaaaGGGCGTGCAAGCAATGAAAGGATTACCACCATTTCTTGCACAATCAGATAATTgctgaagagaaataaatatttataaaaaatattggaGGAAGTGTAAATTGAGAACTGAAAACAGCCCATATCCACTGTCTGGCTTATGGTatctaatattttttaaatgaagataGATCCTCTGAGGAGAAATGTAATCACAGCATTTGTTCCATTGCTCAGGTTCAAATGTTACTTAAACTGCTGCCTTACACACTGCTGGGGAAGCCTAGCACTGGGATGCTGGCACATCCCACTGTAATACTCAAGTCAGCAGCACTTCATACCTAGAGAAGTGGTTCTCCTTGTATTATCAGGCTTTTCAGTAAAACTTCCACAGGTTACAAGTAGATCAGGATGTGAAACCTGAGTTTAGAAATAGCTACAACTTCCTTCCTAGCTATGGTTAGAAGAAGCAAATTCAGCCAGGGATGTTTTGAGGATAAATCAGAGTATAACCAATGATCTCTAGAAGGGGAGTTCCTTTCCTCTGCATttggaaaaacacagagaatttAGCCTTGGCAGTCATCCTCAGTAGCCCCCCCTGGGCTTAGGAGTCAATAAGCAGCTCTTCCTCACTTCTACAATTCTGTTCTTGCCATGAAAAGGATCTTTCTTCCCACTTTCTGTGTTGCTGTGGAAAGCCCACAAGCCATCCTACAACGTGCTGTTGGGCTAACTTTGAACC
This sequence is a window from Haemorhous mexicanus isolate bHaeMex1 chromosome 14, bHaeMex1.pri, whole genome shotgun sequence. Protein-coding genes within it:
- the LOC132333724 gene encoding V-set and immunoglobulin domain-containing protein 4-like isoform X1, with product MGEVGRIVVFVMTFISCNALLDLSSVHQVTGTWMGATTVPCTYVPSEDFTQQTLSWSVEGDSSTSTIFQRDDSGDHILLSKFRGRVSVPKHNPGDASLLIQNLEMPDSGHYTCQIIWRSRDNSLITREVTTTVKVVKVAATKPIIRAAEPGLTLPAGASTSLSCEAGGSPPISYRWFRSGPAGTAELLSSGAELAWPSLRPSDSGTYFCEAQNRAGAGAVQRSDAVHLTVTALPTTTAAVRRSVGTTGGHHSTTSQAGSSDMEHRVTDPVPTTRVSRMDTAPVGPFTGTGSPPLALSPLLYGLPAALGGAALGALLAAALGCWRRRRRKDEPLYEVAFRRTADVALLHPEVEAPVKCLQEETCSGTEKTTMKDRKSPEYENLVTAMESQYESEGIL
- the LOC132333724 gene encoding V-set and immunoglobulin domain-containing protein 4-like isoform X2; this encodes MGEVGRIVVFVMTFISCNALLDLSSVHQVTGTWMGATTVPCTYVPSEDFTQQTLSWSVEGDSSTSTIFQRDDSGDHILLSKFRGRVSVPKHNPGDASLLIQNLEMPDSGHYTCQIIWRSRDNSLITREVTTTVKVVKVAATKPIIRAAEPGLTLPAGASTSLSCEAGGSPPISYRWFRSGPAGTAELLSSGAELAWPSLRPSDSGTYFCEAQNRAGAGAVQRSDAVHLTVTALPTTTAAVRRSVGTTGGHHSTTSQAGSSDMEHRVTDPVPTTRVSRMDTAPVGPFTGTEPLYEVAFRRTADVALLHPEVEAPVKCLQEETCSGTEKTTMKDRKSPEYENLVTAMESQYESEGIL
- the LOC132333724 gene encoding V-set and immunoglobulin domain-containing protein 4-like isoform X3; translation: MGEVGRIVVFVMTFISCNALLDLSSVHQVTGTWMGATTVPCTYVPSEDFTQQTLSWSVEGDSSTSTIFQRDDSGDHILLSKFRGRVSVPKHNPGDASLLIQNLEMPDSGHYTCQIIWRSRDNSLITREVTTTVKVVKVAATKPIIRAAEPGLTLPAGASTSLSCEAGGSPPISYRWFRSGPAGTAELLSSGAELAWPSLRPSDSGTYFCEAQNRAGAGAVQRSDAVHLTVTALPTTTAAVRRSVGTTGGHHSTTSQAGSSDMEHRVTDPVPTTRVSRMDTAPVGPFTGTAAELQMSPCCTLRWKPLLSAYRRKHALALKRPP